The following proteins are co-located in the Deinococcus metallilatus genome:
- a CDS encoding acyl-CoA acyltransferase, translating to MSEARKRPFVIRAVTDPWDMRALEDVQVQAWGYTDREVLPATMFRIGAHTGAIVLGAYPAEGASPLPFGLAYGFPALRDGQVWHHSHLLALHPDWRGSGAAVALKLAQRERALAQGLTRMTWTFDPLVTRNARLNLGKLGARAVSYHPDWYALGTDRATAFPADRLMIEWDLTRPHTERPAPPPEGQRALEAEDGFPGTPHLNLDGERLLAEVPVQMDTLPAATRLAWRYALREVLGTYLGRGYAVTDLAREGGRAFYVLTRDG from the coding sequence TTGAGCGAGGCCAGGAAGCGTCCCTTTGTGATCCGGGCCGTGACGGACCCCTGGGACATGCGCGCGCTGGAGGACGTGCAGGTGCAGGCGTGGGGCTACACCGACCGCGAGGTGCTGCCCGCCACCATGTTCCGCATCGGGGCGCATACGGGCGCGATCGTGCTGGGGGCCTATCCGGCAGAGGGTGCTTCTCCCCTCCCCTTCGGCCTGGCCTACGGGTTTCCGGCGTTGCGGGACGGGCAGGTCTGGCACCACTCGCATCTGCTGGCCCTGCACCCCGACTGGCGCGGAAGTGGGGCCGCCGTCGCGCTGAAGCTGGCGCAGCGGGAGCGGGCACTCGCGCAGGGTCTGACGCGCATGACCTGGACCTTCGATCCCCTGGTCACGCGCAATGCCCGCCTGAACCTGGGCAAGCTGGGCGCGCGGGCCGTGAGCTATCACCCCGACTGGTACGCGCTGGGCACCGACCGCGCCACGGCCTTTCCCGCCGACCGCCTGATGATCGAGTGGGACCTGACCCGCCCGCACACCGAGCGGCCCGCACCGCCTCCAGAAGGGCAGAGGGCACTGGAAGCGGAAGACGGGTTTCCCGGCACACCCCACCTGAACCTGGACGGAGAGCGGCTGCTGGCGGAGGTGCCAGTTCAGATGGACACGCTCCCCGCGGCGACCCGCCTGGCCTGGCGCTATGCGCTCCGCGAGGTGCTGGGGACGTACCTGGGGCGTGGGTACGCCGTCACCGACCTCGCGCGGGAGGGCGGGCGGGCCTTTTATGTGCTGACGCGGGACGGGTGA
- a CDS encoding YbaN family protein: MNGSSPTVVRPLWVALGFVLTGLGFLGLLLPGFPGTVWFVLAAAAFARGNPKWEAWLLSRPVIGELVRDYREGRGMPLRAKWIACACIVVAVAWSLPRIPVLAGQVAWAVVGLAGILFITLWVPTRRS; encoded by the coding sequence CCCTGTGGGTGGCCCTGGGCTTCGTGCTGACCGGCCTGGGCTTCCTGGGTCTGTTGCTGCCGGGCTTTCCGGGGACCGTGTGGTTCGTGCTCGCGGCGGCGGCCTTCGCACGTGGCAACCCGAAGTGGGAGGCGTGGCTGCTGTCGCGGCCCGTGATCGGTGAACTCGTGCGCGACTACCGCGAGGGGCGCGGGATGCCGCTGCGGGCGAAGTGGATCGCCTGCGCGTGCATCGTGGTGGCGGTGGCTTGGAGCCTGCCGCGCATTCCGGTGCTGGCCGGACAGGTCGCCTGGGCCGTGGTGGGGCTGGCGGGCATCCTGTTCATCACGCTGTGGGTGCCCACGCGCCGTTCCTGA
- a CDS encoding DEAD/DEAH box helicase: MSLRSTLEHVLPARSSYARLEGFLRDILGGGAALLHEDEAAPARTLQAADLGWSEAVRRGFGFPEVFSHQAETYRLMSGGEHVIVTTPTASGKTGAFFPAVFERLERDPHATALFVYPLVALGQDQRDKLAAFRERGGFGWEIAAFQGNAQPGDVFRENVRMVTATPDKLHWSLTQPRVRDFLRRLAFIVLDEAHTYRGGFGSEVAGMLRRLLDLARALGAKPQVVLSTATIGNPAEFARELVGVEAVEVSESGAARHGKRYYLADHRGQPRRFWDAVVSASVQRNLKVLAFFRGRSRAARLYSTYRAQPLYRSHVHLYMAGTSDREGRLTEFRRASSGVMFATNALEAGVDIGDLEVVIIDGYPGSRMAFRQMAGRAGRVAPGLVLYLPALNEQGVPQPVDAFYSNAGNFRELVTGPIEKAVVEAENPYLSPRHRARANEEFKAAGLPAEVLPGPKYWNLRGEGSAKFAVIEAEDWAQKGPRAFDAPLESPSQHYALTEKHEGAVFTLDGQGYKVTRWEEHPAGTAILVEKFGAANLFTRGLYVIEVSPVKMGEWVRRGPLAYRHGEVVIRRRYTGFMMMRQVFERVCTGCDREPDPTERVCRACGGRIQDRMQDHKLSEHLYDEPLELPPFRTSALEVGVDARATEQPTAVAHTLKHLLQKLTPERVACDENDLAGAFRPDRDNYFFLYDDWLGGLGVSRRAFENMDDLLRRALDLTAKTCCKEAHGCYECIAVSRCYAPFLASGERRPTDKPATRAFLEGLLGVQPAPQPEPDAATLPEPPVLPASWPLQARELLDLHGLSLPEVSARLGIPSRELQRAVSTTEPLRLRHAKFGEGVFLQGFGQGDRREVLAYFPGVGQKRLLLKFAGLTVIEKAAAPVTAPGG, encoded by the coding sequence ATGTCCCTTCGCTCTACACTGGAACACGTGCTCCCCGCCCGCTCCTCCTACGCCCGTCTGGAGGGGTTCTTGCGCGACATCCTGGGCGGCGGCGCGGCCCTGCTGCACGAGGACGAGGCGGCCCCCGCCCGCACGTTGCAGGCGGCGGACCTGGGCTGGTCGGAGGCGGTGAGGCGCGGCTTCGGCTTTCCCGAGGTCTTCAGCCACCAGGCCGAGACGTACCGCCTGATGAGCGGCGGCGAGCATGTGATCGTGACCACGCCGACCGCCAGCGGCAAGACGGGCGCCTTCTTTCCAGCCGTCTTCGAGCGCCTGGAACGCGACCCCCACGCGACCGCCCTCTTCGTCTATCCCCTCGTGGCCCTCGGCCAGGATCAGCGCGACAAGCTGGCGGCCTTCCGCGAGCGCGGCGGCTTCGGCTGGGAGATCGCGGCGTTTCAGGGGAACGCGCAGCCCGGCGACGTGTTCCGCGAGAACGTGCGGATGGTGACGGCCACGCCCGACAAGCTCCACTGGTCCCTGACCCAGCCCCGCGTGCGCGACTTCCTGCGCCGCCTGGCCTTTATCGTGCTGGACGAGGCGCACACCTACCGGGGCGGCTTCGGCAGCGAGGTGGCCGGGATGCTGCGGCGGCTCCTCGACCTGGCGCGGGCGCTGGGGGCGAAGCCGCAGGTCGTCCTTTCGACGGCCACCATCGGCAACCCCGCCGAGTTCGCGCGGGAACTGGTGGGCGTGGAGGCGGTGGAGGTGAGCGAGTCGGGCGCGGCCCGGCACGGCAAACGCTATTACCTCGCGGACCACCGGGGGCAGCCGCGCCGCTTCTGGGACGCGGTGGTGAGTGCCAGCGTGCAGCGGAACCTCAAGGTGCTGGCCTTTTTCCGGGGCCGTTCGCGCGCCGCCCGGCTGTACTCGACCTACCGCGCGCAGCCCCTTTACAGGAGCCACGTCCACCTCTACATGGCGGGCACCTCCGACCGCGAGGGCCGCCTGACCGAGTTCCGCCGCGCCAGCAGCGGCGTGATGTTCGCCACCAACGCGCTGGAGGCCGGGGTGGACATCGGTGATCTGGAGGTCGTCATCATCGACGGTTATCCCGGCTCGCGGATGGCCTTCCGGCAGATGGCGGGCCGCGCCGGACGGGTCGCGCCGGGGCTGGTGCTGTACCTCCCCGCGCTGAACGAGCAGGGTGTGCCGCAGCCGGTGGACGCCTTTTATTCCAACGCCGGGAACTTCCGCGAGCTGGTCACCGGCCCGATTGAAAAGGCCGTGGTGGAGGCCGAAAATCCCTATCTCTCCCCCCGTCACCGCGCCCGCGCGAACGAGGAATTCAAGGCGGCGGGCCTTCCCGCCGAGGTGTTGCCCGGTCCCAAATACTGGAACCTGCGCGGCGAGGGCAGCGCCAAATTCGCGGTGATCGAGGCGGAGGACTGGGCGCAGAAGGGACCGCGCGCTTTCGACGCGCCGCTCGAATCCCCCAGCCAGCACTACGCCCTCACCGAGAAGCACGAGGGGGCGGTCTTCACGCTGGATGGCCAGGGCTACAAGGTGACGCGCTGGGAGGAACACCCGGCGGGCACCGCGATCCTGGTCGAGAAGTTCGGCGCCGCCAACCTCTTCACGCGCGGGCTGTACGTCATCGAGGTCAGCCCGGTGAAGATGGGCGAATGGGTGCGGCGCGGTCCCCTCGCTTACCGGCACGGCGAGGTGGTCATCCGCCGCCGCTACACCGGCTTCATGATGATGCGCCAGGTCTTCGAGCGCGTCTGCACCGGCTGCGACCGCGAACCCGACCCCACCGAGCGCGTCTGCCGTGCCTGCGGGGGCCGCATTCAGGACCGCATGCAGGACCACAAGCTTTCCGAGCATCTCTACGACGAACCGCTGGAACTGCCCCCCTTCCGTACCTCGGCGCTGGAAGTCGGCGTGGACGCCCGCGCGACCGAGCAGCCTACCGCCGTCGCCCACACCCTCAAGCACCTCCTCCAGAAGCTCACGCCCGAGCGGGTCGCCTGCGACGAGAACGACCTCGCGGGCGCTTTCCGCCCGGACCGCGACAACTACTTCTTCCTGTACGACGACTGGCTGGGTGGCCTGGGCGTCAGCCGCCGCGCTTTCGAGAACATGGACGACCTGTTGCGCCGCGCACTGGACCTGACGGCCAAGACCTGTTGCAAGGAGGCGCACGGCTGCTACGAGTGCATCGCGGTGAGCCGCTGCTACGCACCCTTCCTGGCGAGCGGTGAGCGGCGCCCCACCGACAAGCCCGCCACCCGCGCCTTTTTAGAAGGGTTGCTGGGCGTGCAGCCCGCACCCCAGCCCGAACCCGACGCGGCCACGCTCCCCGAACCGCCCGTCCTCCCCGCGTCCTGGCCCCTCCAGGCGCGCGAACTGCTGGACCTGCACGGCCTCTCGCTCCCCGAGGTCAGCGCCCGCCTGGGCATCCCCAGCCGCGAGCTTCAGCGGGCCGTCAGCACCACCGAGCCGCTGAGATTGCGCCACGCCAAATTCGGGGAGGGGGTCTTCCTCCAGGGCTTCGGCCAGGGCGACCGCCGCGAGGTGCTGGCGTACTTTCCCGGCGTGGGGCAGAAGCGCCTGCTGCTGAAGTTTGCGGGCCTGACGGTCATTGAAAAGGCCGCCGCCCCCGTCACCGCTCCGGGCGGTTGA
- a CDS encoding DUF4384 domain-containing protein produces MKKPAVLLALTASLLAPLATPALAAPKISAQSIIVNPVPTTLAAQVWVDRDPSGTRTPNYRIGDRIRLSVSVNENAYVYLFNVNPDGSVDQILPNRLSGSNYVRRGEIRTFPASGDNFVFNVGGPAGLNKVLVVASRRQLDLSELSTFQAGQPFASVKPQGSQQLAQALSIVVNPVDQPIPQQDWVSDTAFFNVTY; encoded by the coding sequence ATGAAGAAGCCTGCTGTCCTGCTCGCCCTGACCGCTTCCCTGCTGGCTCCGCTGGCGACGCCTGCCCTGGCCGCCCCCAAGATCAGCGCCCAGAGCATCATCGTGAACCCGGTCCCGACCACGCTGGCCGCGCAGGTCTGGGTGGACCGTGACCCCAGCGGCACGCGCACGCCGAACTACCGCATCGGTGACCGCATCCGCCTGTCCGTGTCGGTCAACGAGAACGCCTACGTGTACCTCTTCAATGTCAACCCCGACGGCTCGGTGGATCAGATTCTGCCCAACCGCCTGAGCGGCAGCAACTACGTCCGCAGGGGCGAGATCCGGACCTTCCCCGCCAGCGGTGACAATTTCGTGTTCAACGTGGGCGGCCCGGCCGGGCTGAACAAGGTGCTGGTCGTCGCCAGCCGCCGTCAACTGGACCTCTCGGAACTGAGTACCTTCCAGGCGGGCCAGCCCTTCGCCAGCGTGAAGCCCCAGGGCAGCCAGCAACTCGCCCAGGCCCTCAGCATCGTCGTGAACCCGGTCGATCAGCCCATCCCCCAGCAGGACTGGGTCAGCGACACGGCCTTCTTCAACGTCACGTACTGA
- a CDS encoding 4Fe-4S dicluster domain-containing protein, which translates to MLEGVLSRLGEYGNPVPRYTAPRCLLERQAVGGCDACHATCPHEAIEFGPLGQSIQIDPQACTGCGLCVQVCPSGALEYDLTAPLQSVRDAGQAGEASLTCSQSGAGGPTLPCLGRVTPALVSVAGAWDTPLTLLHGECRTCPVGAPDVPERLRRVVGEAQTLRAATGQPAQVTVREAGPEDRDRAVRVSRRGAFASLLRTGRQQVAQVIPERPLPFVDWSQPEERTPEEWRWRARSLVPAPPPEAGIHWPAPLVDDTCIDCPVCANVCPTQAITRELKPEGGVQLLLNLSACTSCMACLRSCPPQAIHMQEEWLPAAFHHPILIRDSDSVM; encoded by the coding sequence ATGTTGGAAGGCGTTCTGAGCCGACTGGGCGAGTACGGCAACCCGGTGCCGCGGTATACGGCGCCGCGCTGCCTGCTGGAACGTCAGGCGGTCGGCGGCTGCGACGCCTGCCACGCCACCTGTCCCCACGAGGCCATCGAGTTCGGTCCCCTCGGCCAGAGCATCCAGATCGACCCGCAGGCCTGTACTGGCTGTGGCCTGTGTGTGCAGGTCTGCCCCAGCGGCGCCCTGGAATACGATCTCACCGCGCCGCTCCAGAGTGTCCGCGACGCGGGCCAGGCCGGGGAGGCCAGCCTCACCTGCTCGCAGAGCGGCGCGGGCGGTCCCACGCTGCCCTGCCTGGGCCGGGTGACGCCCGCCCTGGTGTCGGTGGCGGGGGCGTGGGACACCCCACTGACCCTGCTGCATGGAGAATGCCGCACCTGCCCGGTGGGCGCGCCCGACGTGCCCGAGCGGCTCAGGCGCGTGGTGGGGGAAGCGCAGACGCTCCGCGCCGCGACCGGACAGCCCGCGCAGGTCACCGTGCGTGAGGCCGGTCCCGAGGACCGTGACCGGGCCGTGCGGGTTTCGCGTCGGGGCGCCTTTGCCAGCCTGCTGCGTACCGGGCGGCAGCAGGTCGCCCAGGTGATTCCCGAGCGGCCCCTCCCCTTCGTGGACTGGAGCCAGCCCGAAGAACGCACGCCGGAAGAATGGCGCTGGCGGGCGCGTTCCCTGGTGCCTGCCCCGCCCCCCGAGGCGGGTATCCACTGGCCCGCGCCGCTGGTGGACGACACCTGCATCGACTGCCCCGTCTGCGCCAACGTCTGCCCGACCCAGGCGATCACCCGCGAGCTGAAGCCGGAGGGCGGCGTACAACTGCTGCTGAATCTGTCGGCCTGCACGAGCTGCATGGCCTGCCTGCGCTCCTGCCCCCCGCAGGCCATCCACATGCAGGAAGAATGGCTCCCCGCCGCCTTCCACCACCCGATCCTGATCCGGGACAGCGACAGTGTGATGTAA